A stretch of DNA from Desulfurobacteriaceae bacterium:
TGCCAGAACTTAACGTCTGCTACAGGGTTAAATACCACAGCCCACCAGTCTGTCATCTCGGCTCTTTTTCCTGCCAAGGTTTTAACAACTTCTGCACCTGTAGGATGCTGCATCCACCCGTTTGCAACCAAAATCCATAGAGCTGATAAGTTTGAACCAATAGATGATAACCATGCTGCCAAAAGGTGAACTCCTTTTGGTACTTTGTCCCATCCAAATAAGAATACTCCAATAAAAGTAGATTCCATAAAGAATGCAAGAAGTCCTTCAATTGCAAGTGGTGCTCCAAAGATGTCTCCAACGAATCTTGAGTAAACGGACCAGTTCATACCAAACTCAAACTCGTGGACAAGACCTGTAGCAACTCCAAGTGCAAAGTTGATGGCAAAGAGTTTAGCCCAAAACTTTGCCATTTCTTTGTAGATCTCTTTACCGGTTTTGTAATAAAGTGTCAGCACTATAGCTGACAGTGTGGAAAGACCTAGTGTAAGTGGAACGAAAATGAAATGGAAGAAGGCTGTCATCGCGAACTGAAGTCGCGATACCAGTAATACAAAGTCCATCGCGGCACCTCCCTAAAAGATTTATTAAAGCTCTTAGATTTATTAAGGTTCTTAAATTACCGTTGGCTATTATACATACTTAATAAATCAAGTTCAAATATTATACGCAATATATTAATGATTTATCATATTATCTCTGTTCCAATTCCTTCTTGAGTAAATATCTCTAAAAGAACAGAATGTTTAACCCTACCGTCTATGATGTGTGTTTTTTTAACCCCTCCAGTTAAAGCTATCTCACAGGCTTTCACTTTTGGAATCATTCCTCCAAAAATAACCCCACCCTCTATGAGTTTTGAAAGATCCTCGCGTTTTGTGGACTTTATTAACTTTCCTTCATCATCCTTTATTCCTTCAACATCAGTAAGCATTATAAGCTTTTCTGCCTTTAAAGCTGATGCTATTTCTCCTGCTACGATATCAGCGTTTATATTGTACGCCTCAAAATCTTCCCCAATTCCAACTGGTGCAATTACAGGTATGAATTTGGATTCTATAAGTTTGTTGATAATATCTGGATTAATCTTCTTAACTTTTCCAACATAACCTAAATCTATAATTTCAGGAGCTTTGATTTCGGTGAGGTATTTCTTATAGTCTATCTTTTCTGCAACTATAAGATTACCGTCTTTTCCAGAAAGACCAACAGCGTTTCCTCCATGGGAATTTATAAGTTTCACAATCTCCTTATTTACTTTACCGACAAGAACCATCTCTACAACGTTCATTGTCTCTTTATCAGTAACTCTCATTCCTCCAACGAATTTCGTTGGAATGTTTAGCTTTTCTAAGAACTCTCCAATTTGAGGGCCTCCACCATGAACAATAACGGGATTGATACCTATATATTTCAAGAGGACAACATCCTCAGCAAAGGCATCTTTTAAATCTTCCCTAACCATGGCGTTTCCACCGTACTTTATAACTATCGTTTTACCATAAAACCTCTTTATATAAGGAAGAGCTTCTAAGAGGGTAGAGGCTTTTTCTATAAGTCTTTCCATTCTTCTTTTTCCTCCTTTTTGGTTCATTTGCAACTTGTCTAAAACCAATTATAATCTCTTAGCATGGAAAGAGTTATTGTGGGAATAACTGGGGCAAGTGGCGCTATATATGGCGAAAGAGCAGTAGAAGTTTTAGTTTCGAACGGCTACGCCGTTGACGTTATTTTCTCCAAAGTAGGAAAGAAAGTTTTTGAATATGAACTTAAAAGTAAAGTAGAAGAATTTCTCTCAAAGTTTCCTAAAGAAAAAGTAAGAACTTTTGACTACGATGATCTTTTTGCTCTTCCATCAAGTGGGTCTTACCGAGTTCTTGGAATGATAGTTATTCCATGTTCGGCTGGAACTCTTTCCCATATTGCAAACGGGATAACTGAGAACTTAATCCATAGAGCTGCTGATGTTTGCTTAAAAGAAAGAAGACCTCTTGTTCTAGTCCTTAGAGAAACTCCATTAAACAGAATACACATCGAGAATATGCTAAAGATAGTTGATGCTGGAGGAATAGTCTTTCCAGCATGTCCTGCTTTTTATTCAAAGCCAAAAACTATAAATCACCTTGTGGACTTTGTAGTTGAAAGGTCTCTAAGACTTCTAGTGAAAAAGGAGTTTCATTTGATCAAAAACTGGGGAGATTAAGTTCTCTTAGAAGCTTCTTGGTTGAAAACGGTATAACTTCATCTATTGTTTTGTCCAAGATAACCATAACGAGTCTATCAAACCCAAGGGCAACACCTTCACAGTCCGATAATTTTTTCTCTTTAAGAAGATTCAAAAAGCCTTTATCTACAGCTTTATTTCCTTTTTCTAAGAACTTTATCTTGTAGCTTTCATAGTCTACAAGTTCAGTATAACCGTTAGCAAGTTCTACTCCCGCAATATATAATTCAAATCTTTCAGCAAAGTTTCCCTTTAGCTTAGCCATCGCAGAAAAACTTTTTGGATAGTCATAAAGGAAAACAGGATGGTTAAACCTTTTCAAGGCGGGTTCCACTTTGTCCACTAAAAGTTTAAAGAATGCTGTCTCATAATCTTTTTCTTCTGCTTTAGCTTTTACCTCCTCTTCATCTAGGACATTTCTAATACCAGCAAACTCCTTAAAAGCTTCTTCAACAGGTAAGCTTATAAAGTTGTTAAAGAGAACTTTTTTTCCTTGAAAACAGATTTCTTTTTTCCCGATAGTATTCAAACAGTGCTTTAAAAGTTCAAAGGTTTCTTCCATTCCTTTCCTATAGTCACCATTACTCCTGTACCATTCAACCATTGTAAACTCAATATTGTGAAAGTTTGTAACCTCTCCATCTCTAAAAACCTTTGTAATTTGGTAAATTTTCGGAATTCCATGCCACACGACTCTCTTCATAAAAAATTCAGGAGAGGTGTGTAAAAACCAATTGTGTAGTTTCCCTGACAAATCGTGAAAGTTAGCATTTACATTTACGACGTTCGAATCAGGATTTTCATAAGGAACAAGTATAGGAGTTTCTACTTCTATAAATCCTTGTGAATCAAAGAATTCTCTTACAGCTTTTAATAGATTGCTTCTTATCTGTAGAAGGTTTTTCATATTTTCAACCTCGTGATAAACTTCTACTATTATGAAAGTAGGAATAATAGCCGATGTACATGCAAATATCCATGCTTTACTTGAAGTAGTCAAGGAACTTGAAAAAGAAGAAGTAGACGAAGTATGGTGCCTTGGAGATGTTGTAGGCTACGGAGCGTTCCCTAACGAGTGCTTAAATTGGATTAGAGAGAACTGTAAACATCTTGTTCTTGGTAACCATGAGCTTGCTTTACTTAACCTCGTCGATTTAGAAGTTCTTAACAAATATGCAGCTGCATCTTTGAAATGGACAAAGAATGTTATTACCGACGAGAATTTAGAATTTTTAATGGGAAGAGGAATTCAGGTAGTAACTTCTGATTTCCACCTTGTTCATGACTCTCCAGCTTTTCCCGGTAGTATGGAGTACATTACAAATCTAAAAAGCGCTTACTATAGCTTGATAAGACAGGCAAAGCCTGTTTGCTTTTTTGCTCATACTCACAAACCTATTGTTTACAAGCTGGAAGGGGGAATTCCAGAGGTTGTTAGGAGTCCAGTTGTAAGTATTGATAAAGGAAGGTTCTTGATAAATCCGGGAAGTGTTGGACAACCAAGAGACGGAAGACCTGATGCTTCGTTTCTAATACTTGAAGACGGCACCGTTTATTTTAGAAGGGTAAAATATGATATTAGATCAGCTGCAAAATCTATTTTAAAAGCAGGACTTCCGGAATACTTAGCTGCAAGACTTCTTTTGGGGGTATAGGATGATAAAAGGCTATATGTTGATTGCTGGAAAGAAGGTTTTTAGAAAGGAAGAAATCGAGATCCATTTTCCTTATGATGGGTCTTTAGTTGGAACTATTCCAAGGGGTAAAGAGGAAGATGTAATTCTTGCCGTTGAGGCAGCAAAGATTGGCTTTGAAAAGATGAAAAAAATGTCCTCTTATGAAAGATATCAGTGTCTTCAAAAAGCAGCAAGGATAATATCAAACAGAGCAAAAGAGTTTGCTGAGATTTTGACTTTAGAAGTTGGAAAAACAATAAAGGAAGCTCTTTCAGAAGTTGGTAGAGCGGTAAACACAATAACTTTAGCTGCTGAAGAAGCAAAAAGAGTCTTAGGTGAAGAAGTTCCTTTTGATGCTGCACCTGGGATAAAGAACAAAGTAGGTTTTTATAGACGCGTTCCTCTTGGTATTATCGGATGTATTACTCCTTTCAACTTTCCGTTAAACCTTACATGCCATAAGGTTGCCCCAGCGTTAGCAGCTGGAAATAGCGTAATAATAAAGCCTTCTGAGAATACCTCCCTCGTTGTAATAAAGCTTGCTGAGGCTTTAATAGAAGCAGGGTTTCCTGCGGAGGCTGTAAACGTCGTAACTGGATACGGAGAGGAAGCAGGAGATGCCCTTGTTAGGAACGAAAACGTAAGAATGATTACTTTTACGGGAAGTGTTGAAACAGGAAAGATAATTATGAGTAGAGGCGGTTTAAAGAAGTATGCAATGGAACTTGGTTCAAATGCTGGAGTTTACGTAGACGAAGACCAAGAATCCAAGTTAAAAGAAATTGCTGAAAAGGTTGCAAGAGGTGGGTTTGCTCTTGCAGGCCAGGTTTGTATTTCTGTTCAAAGGGTTTTCGTCCACGAAAAGCTTTTTGAAAACTTCGTAAAAGAGATTATTGATTTTACAAAGACATTAAAAGTTGGAGACCCAAAAGAGGAAGATACTGATATTGGCCCTGTAATTGATAAAGCTTCAGCAGATAGGATTATGGAATGGATAGAAGAAGCAAAACTTTTGGGATCAGAAGTTGTTTGTGGAGGAAGAAGACTTTCCGATACTTTAATAGAACCAACAATCGTTGTAGATGTTCCCCGTGAAGCTAAGCTCTTT
This window harbors:
- a CDS encoding pyridoxal-phosphate dependent enzyme, yielding MDFVLLVSRLQFAMTAFFHFIFVPLTLGLSTLSAIVLTLYYKTGKEIYKEMAKFWAKLFAINFALGVATGLVHEFEFGMNWSVYSRFVGDIFGAPLAIEGLLAFFMESTFIGVFLFGWDKVPKGVHLLAAWLSSIGSNLSALWILVANGWMQHPTGAEVVKTLAGKRAEMTDWWAVVFNPVADVKFWHTATAGMILASVFVLSVRAYHLLKHQHVEFFTNSAYIALIFGLIASVGEIIIGDIHAHEVAKTQPTKLAAMEELGASIRTIPRDAWFDLILHSHDYPGMVGLFIHPASNRDVMAGQGTIGLEILEDLPDVNAVITPFGGGGLTAGVASAIQLLKPSTR
- the argB gene encoding acetylglutamate kinase; translation: MERLIEKASTLLEALPYIKRFYGKTIVIKYGGNAMVREDLKDAFAEDVVLLKYIGINPVIVHGGGPQIGEFLEKLNIPTKFVGGMRVTDKETMNVVEMVLVGKVNKEIVKLINSHGGNAVGLSGKDGNLIVAEKIDYKKYLTEIKAPEIIDLGYVGKVKKINPDIINKLIESKFIPVIAPVGIGEDFEAYNINADIVAGEIASALKAEKLIMLTDVEGIKDDEGKLIKSTKREDLSKLIEGGVIFGGMIPKVKACEIALTGGVKKTHIIDGRVKHSVLLEIFTQEGIGTEII
- a CDS encoding UbiX family flavin prenyltransferase, with the protein product MERVIVGITGASGAIYGERAVEVLVSNGYAVDVIFSKVGKKVFEYELKSKVEEFLSKFPKEKVRTFDYDDLFALPSSGSYRVLGMIVIPCSAGTLSHIANGITENLIHRAADVCLKERRPLVLVLRETPLNRIHIENMLKIVDAGGIVFPACPAFYSKPKTINHLVDFVVERSLRLLVKKEFHLIKNWGD
- a CDS encoding amino acid--tRNA ligase-related protein, with amino-acid sequence MKNLLQIRSNLLKAVREFFDSQGFIEVETPILVPYENPDSNVVNVNANFHDLSGKLHNWFLHTSPEFFMKRVVWHGIPKIYQITKVFRDGEVTNFHNIEFTMVEWYRSNGDYRKGMEETFELLKHCLNTIGKKEICFQGKKVLFNNFISLPVEEAFKEFAGIRNVLDEEEVKAKAEEKDYETAFFKLLVDKVEPALKRFNHPVFLYDYPKSFSAMAKLKGNFAERFELYIAGVELANGYTELVDYESYKIKFLEKGNKAVDKGFLNLLKEKKLSDCEGVALGFDRLVMVILDKTIDEVIPFSTKKLLRELNLPSF
- a CDS encoding metallophosphoesterase family protein — translated: MKVGIIADVHANIHALLEVVKELEKEEVDEVWCLGDVVGYGAFPNECLNWIRENCKHLVLGNHELALLNLVDLEVLNKYAAASLKWTKNVITDENLEFLMGRGIQVVTSDFHLVHDSPAFPGSMEYITNLKSAYYSLIRQAKPVCFFAHTHKPIVYKLEGGIPEVVRSPVVSIDKGRFLINPGSVGQPRDGRPDASFLILEDGTVYFRRVKYDIRSAAKSILKAGLPEYLAARLLLGV
- a CDS encoding aldehyde dehydrogenase family protein, which codes for MIKGYMLIAGKKVFRKEEIEIHFPYDGSLVGTIPRGKEEDVILAVEAAKIGFEKMKKMSSYERYQCLQKAARIISNRAKEFAEILTLEVGKTIKEALSEVGRAVNTITLAAEEAKRVLGEEVPFDAAPGIKNKVGFYRRVPLGIIGCITPFNFPLNLTCHKVAPALAAGNSVIIKPSENTSLVVIKLAEALIEAGFPAEAVNVVTGYGEEAGDALVRNENVRMITFTGSVETGKIIMSRGGLKKYAMELGSNAGVYVDEDQESKLKEIAEKVARGGFALAGQVCISVQRVFVHEKLFENFVKEIIDFTKTLKVGDPKEEDTDIGPVIDKASADRIMEWIEEAKLLGSEVVCGGRRLSDTLIEPTIVVDVPREAKLFRKEVFGPVILVNKVSSIEEGINAVNDSPYGLQAGIFTNNLKNAFKFSCEVECGGIMVNEIPTFRVDQMPYGGVKESGIGREGPHFAIEEMTEIKVISFDLN